The sequence TCGCAAGCTGTAAAGATTTTTCGCTACCTTGTGTAGTTCGATATTGGATAATACTTCCTAATTTATCTGCATCAGTATCCTGTAAAAATTCGCTCCATTTGGCTGTTTGGTTTTTAATTTCGGTTTCAAGCTGCTTTCTATCCGAACATAATTCTTCATCTAGTCCAGAAACAGTAAATAGTTGATTAATGCAGCGCCCATACCAAAGTTTATCTGCTAATAAACTATGATTAAGCGTACCGTGGATGCTTTTAAAAAATAAGCCGCATTCGCGACGATAATCATCTTCCGATACAGATTCAAGATATTCATAAAGACGTTTAAAAGCCCAATGATGATATTGCGTTAGAGTAAAAAAGTGTTGTTTTAATTTCATAATCAAAGCTCGGTTTTTAGTTTTCTAACATCTTTCCTTTGTTAAATATTTGAGATGACATCATTATTAATTCAGGTTATTAACATTTTACACAAATATTGCAAATATAAATTAGATGTAAAGCTTGTTTAATTAAGATGAATGTGGTATCAGTAAAAATACTGGATTTATCGAAATTTTTTGAAAAAATATTAAATCTATATGAATAGTAAATTAACATCTTTGTTTGTCCTACCCTTCTTATTTGCTACAGCAGTACCAGCAAAAGCTCAATCTCAACTACTGGATAAAAATACTGCTTTACAAACTGTTGCTGCACGGATATTAAATGATAGTCAATATCGTAATGTGCGGATGAATTGTCTTTCTTTCGTTACAGTCAACGCGACTACTTCATTTTTCGATTTTATTGTTCATGAAAAGCATGGTAATGGATGTCCTAGTGTAGCTAACCCTAAGCTAATATTCGAGCGTTATCGAATTAATCGTAATAATTTGAGAGTCGAACAATTTGATAAAGTTGCTAACCGTTGGATTGCTGAAAATAAAGTTCAGTTGAAAAAAGCAAACGTTCCGATTTTT comes from Rivularia sp. PCC 7116 and encodes:
- a CDS encoding DinB family protein; translation: MKLKQHFFTLTQYHHWAFKRLYEYLESVSEDDYRRECGLFFKSIHGTLNHSLLADKLWYGRCINQLFTVSGLDEELCSDRKQLETEIKNQTAKWSEFLQDTDADKLGSIIQYRTTQGSEKSLQLANILSHIVNHGTHHRGQVSAAITQFGYSAPEIDLPYFIAAQNQ